In the Streptomyces formicae genome, one interval contains:
- a CDS encoding Gfo/Idh/MocA family protein, whose translation MTRKTVRIAMNGVTGRMGHHQHLVRSILALREQGGLDLGEGTVLWPEPVLVGRREHALRALAERHGLEHVSTDLDAVLADPSVDIYFDAQVTSAREEALKKAIAAGKHVYTEKPSATGLAGALDLARLATDAGIKHGVVQDKLFLPGLLKLKRLIDGGFFGRILSVRGEFGYWVFEGDWQPAQRPSWNYRAADGGGIVVDMFPHWEYVLHELFGRVRSVQALTATHVPQRWDEGGKPYDATADDAAYGIFELDGGAIAQINSSWAVRVNRDELVEFQVDGTEGSAVAGLRNCRVQHRSTTPKPVWNPDLPVAHSFRDQWQEVPDNQGPEGFDNGFKAQWELFLKHVYADAPYRWDLLAGARGVQLAELGLRSSAEGRRVDVPEIAL comes from the coding sequence GTGACACGGAAGACGGTGCGCATCGCCATGAACGGCGTCACCGGACGCATGGGCCACCACCAGCATCTGGTCCGCTCGATCCTCGCCCTCCGCGAGCAGGGCGGCCTCGATCTGGGCGAGGGCACCGTGCTCTGGCCCGAGCCGGTCCTCGTCGGCCGCAGGGAGCACGCGCTGCGCGCGCTGGCCGAACGGCACGGCCTCGAACACGTCTCGACCGACCTCGACGCGGTCCTCGCCGACCCCTCCGTCGACATCTACTTCGACGCCCAGGTCACCTCCGCGCGCGAGGAGGCCCTCAAGAAGGCCATCGCCGCGGGCAAGCACGTCTACACGGAGAAGCCCAGCGCCACCGGCCTCGCGGGCGCCCTCGACCTGGCCCGCCTCGCCACGGACGCGGGCATCAAGCACGGCGTCGTCCAGGACAAGCTCTTTCTGCCGGGCCTGCTCAAGCTGAAGCGCCTCATCGACGGCGGCTTCTTCGGCCGGATCCTGTCGGTCAGGGGCGAGTTCGGCTACTGGGTCTTCGAGGGCGACTGGCAGCCCGCGCAGCGGCCCTCCTGGAACTACCGCGCCGCGGACGGCGGCGGCATCGTCGTCGACATGTTCCCGCACTGGGAGTACGTCCTGCACGAGCTGTTCGGCCGGGTGCGCAGCGTCCAGGCGCTCACCGCCACCCACGTCCCGCAGCGCTGGGACGAGGGCGGCAAGCCCTACGACGCCACCGCCGACGACGCCGCGTACGGCATCTTCGAGCTGGACGGCGGGGCCATCGCGCAGATCAACTCCTCCTGGGCGGTGCGCGTCAACCGCGACGAACTCGTCGAGTTCCAGGTCGACGGCACGGAGGGCTCGGCCGTCGCGGGCCTGCGCAACTGCCGCGTACAGCACAGGAGTACGACCCCCAAGCCGGTCTGGAACCCGGACCTGCCCGTCGCCCACTCCTTCCGCGACCAGTGGCAGGAGGTCCCCGACAACCAGGGGCCCGAGGGGTTCGACAACGGCTTCAAGGCGCAGTGGGAGCTCTTCCTCAAGCACGTGTACGCGGACGCGCCCTACCGCTGGGACCTCCTCGCGGGCGCGCGCGGCGTGCAGCTCGCCGAACTGGGTCTGCGCTCCTCGGCCGAGGGCCGCCGCGTCGACGTGCCGGAGATCGCGCTGTGA
- a CDS encoding LacI family DNA-binding transcriptional regulator, whose protein sequence is MTVTLADVAARAQVSPATVSRVLNGNYPVAAATRERVLRAVDDLDYVLNGPASALAAATSDLVGVLVNDIADPFFGIMAGAVQSEIGGPGGRAGGERMAVVCNTGGSPERELTYLTLLQRQRAAAVVLTGGAIEDAEHAAAIAGKLRRLAEAGSRVVLCGRPPSPDTDAVAALTFDNRGGGRQITEHLLGLGHRRVGYIAGPEERTTTRHRLEGHRAALAARDIEDDPALTVHGPYDRRSGYDATVELLRRAPDLTAVVAANDTVALGACAALRDKGLRIPDDVSVAGFDDLPFSIDVVPALTTVRLPLHEAGARAGRIAMGKEKPPPGGVATVHGELMVRGSTAGPR, encoded by the coding sequence ATGACCGTGACCCTGGCGGACGTGGCGGCCCGCGCGCAGGTCTCCCCCGCCACCGTCTCCCGCGTGCTGAACGGCAATTACCCCGTGGCGGCCGCGACGCGCGAGCGGGTCCTGCGCGCGGTCGACGACCTCGACTACGTCCTCAACGGGCCCGCGAGCGCGCTCGCCGCGGCCACCTCCGACCTGGTCGGGGTCCTCGTCAACGACATCGCCGACCCCTTCTTCGGGATCATGGCGGGCGCCGTGCAGTCCGAGATCGGCGGTCCCGGCGGGCGCGCGGGCGGCGAGCGGATGGCGGTGGTGTGCAACACCGGCGGCTCCCCCGAGCGCGAACTGACCTACCTCACCCTCCTCCAGCGCCAGCGCGCCGCCGCGGTCGTCCTCACCGGCGGCGCGATCGAGGACGCCGAGCACGCCGCCGCGATCGCCGGGAAGCTGCGGCGGCTCGCGGAGGCGGGCTCGCGGGTGGTGCTGTGCGGGCGCCCGCCGTCGCCCGACACCGACGCGGTGGCGGCGCTCACCTTCGACAACCGCGGCGGCGGCCGCCAGATCACGGAGCACCTGCTCGGTCTCGGGCACCGGCGCGTCGGCTACATCGCGGGCCCCGAGGAGCGCACCACCACCCGGCACCGCCTGGAGGGCCACCGGGCCGCGCTCGCCGCGCGCGACATCGAGGACGATCCCGCGCTGACGGTGCACGGCCCCTACGACCGCCGCTCCGGATACGACGCGACGGTCGAACTCCTGCGCCGCGCACCCGACTTGACGGCCGTCGTCGCCGCGAACGACACGGTGGCGCTCGGCGCCTGCGCGGCCCTGCGCGACAAGGGCCTGCGCATCCCGGACGACGTGTCGGTGGCGGGCTTCGACGACCTCCCCTTCAGCATCGACGTGGTCCCCGCCCTGACGACGGTCCGGCTGCCGCTGCACGAGGCGGGGGCCCGCGCGGGCCGCATCGCCATGGGCAAGGAGAAGCCGCCGCCGGGCGGAGTGGCCACGGTGCACGGGGAGTTGATGGTGCGGGGGTCGACGGCGGGGCCTCGGTAG
- a CDS encoding PLP-dependent aminotransferase family protein, with protein MNRSNGSASDRSITPGRTGDAPATSDFLQLDTGDAPRGGIADWLARQIRGAIADGRLTTGSRLPATRALADELRVSRGVVTEAYRRLTEDGHVAGRGRGGTVVLATPARTRSMPARSTTTDGQSARRDLFATPSDDLGIFDAVRAAPARIDLSPGLPDLSAFPRAAWLRAERAVLAGLAPADFGYGDPRGTPALRGAVARWLSRNRGIVADPADVMIVNGTAQALRLLVDVLRAEGISRVAVEEPGSLGVRQHLRPLGTPPVPVDAQGVRVDALRATGAPAVLLTPAHQFPTGVVLGGERRRELMDWAREGGLVIEDDYDAEHRYDRPAVPALHALLPAHVCYAGSVSKLLAPALRLGWLLAPPAYQDALADAKRLVDLGNAALPQLVLAHLMESGDLERHLRLIRKHHRRRRDAMIQAIATHLPGARVHGAAAGLHLTITFDAAAYDAPDTDLATAALAHGVKVHPLSWHTQLPHAPGLVLGYAATGTAEIAEGVRVLGRLL; from the coding sequence ATGAACAGGTCCAATGGATCGGCTTCCGACAGGTCCATAACGCCGGGGCGGACCGGAGACGCACCCGCCACCTCCGACTTCCTCCAACTCGACACCGGCGACGCGCCGAGGGGCGGCATCGCCGACTGGCTGGCACGGCAGATCAGGGGCGCGATCGCGGACGGTCGCCTCACCACCGGCAGCAGGCTCCCCGCCACCCGCGCCCTCGCCGACGAACTGCGCGTCTCCCGTGGCGTGGTGACCGAGGCGTACCGGCGCCTGACCGAGGACGGGCACGTGGCGGGCCGGGGCAGGGGCGGCACGGTGGTCCTCGCGACACCGGCCCGTACGCGATCGATGCCCGCCCGCAGCACGACAACTGATGGACAGTCAGCGCGGAGGGACCTCTTCGCCACACCCTCTGACGACCTCGGCATCTTCGACGCCGTCCGCGCCGCCCCCGCCCGCATCGACCTCTCACCCGGCCTGCCCGACCTCTCGGCGTTCCCGCGCGCGGCCTGGCTGCGTGCCGAGCGGGCCGTGCTCGCCGGACTCGCCCCGGCGGACTTCGGGTACGGGGATCCGCGCGGCACACCCGCCCTGCGCGGCGCCGTCGCGCGCTGGCTCTCCCGCAACCGGGGGATCGTCGCGGACCCGGCCGACGTGATGATCGTCAACGGCACGGCCCAGGCGCTGCGCCTGCTCGTCGACGTGCTGCGCGCCGAGGGGATCTCGCGCGTTGCCGTCGAGGAACCGGGCTCCCTCGGCGTGCGCCAGCACCTGCGGCCGCTCGGCACGCCGCCCGTGCCGGTGGACGCCCAGGGCGTCCGCGTCGACGCGCTGCGGGCCACCGGGGCGCCAGCCGTGCTGCTCACACCGGCCCACCAGTTCCCGACCGGCGTGGTCCTCGGCGGCGAACGGCGCCGCGAACTGATGGACTGGGCCCGCGAGGGCGGCCTCGTCATCGAGGACGACTACGACGCGGAGCACCGCTACGACCGCCCCGCCGTGCCCGCGCTGCACGCCCTGCTCCCGGCGCACGTCTGCTACGCGGGCAGCGTCTCCAAGCTGCTCGCGCCCGCGCTGCGGCTCGGCTGGCTGCTCGCCCCGCCCGCGTACCAGGACGCCCTCGCGGACGCCAAGCGCCTCGTCGACCTCGGCAACGCGGCGCTGCCCCAGCTCGTCCTCGCCCACCTGATGGAATCGGGCGACCTGGAACGCCACTTGCGCCTGATCCGCAAGCACCACCGCAGGCGCAGGGACGCGATGATCCAGGCGATCGCGACGCACCTGCCGGGCGCGAGGGTGCACGGCGCGGCGGCGGGCCTGCACCTGACGATCACCTTCGACGCGGCGGCGTACGACGCCCCCGACACGGACCTGGCCACCGCCGCCCTCGCCCACGGGGTCAAGGTCCACCCGCTCTCCTGGCACACCCAACTCCCGCACGCCCCGGGCCTGGTGCTCGGCTACGCGGCGACCGGCACGGCGGAGATCGCGGAGGGGGTGCGGGTGCTGGGGCGGCTGCTGTGA
- a CDS encoding LysE family translocator, which produces MEFLLTSLVVCVTPGTGVLFTIAAGLSRGTRAAVIAAVGCTLGVVPHMIAAITGLAALLNASAVAFETVKYLGVAYLLYMAWSTLRDKSELTAQAPGSEEPRSTGRTILTGVLINILNPKLTLFFLAFLPQFVAADEPYAFLRMTELSAYFMLITFVVFVAYGRFAAAMRSRVISRPHVVRWMRRTFAVAFAALGARLAFL; this is translated from the coding sequence ATGGAATTTCTGCTCACCTCCCTGGTCGTCTGCGTGACTCCCGGTACCGGTGTCCTCTTCACGATCGCGGCCGGCCTCTCCCGGGGCACCCGTGCCGCGGTGATCGCCGCCGTCGGCTGCACGCTCGGCGTCGTACCGCACATGATCGCCGCGATCACCGGCCTCGCGGCGCTCCTGAACGCCAGCGCGGTCGCCTTCGAGACCGTCAAGTACCTGGGCGTGGCCTACCTCTTGTACATGGCGTGGAGCACGCTGCGGGACAAGAGCGAGCTGACCGCGCAGGCCCCCGGCTCCGAGGAGCCGCGCTCCACGGGCCGCACCATCCTCACCGGCGTACTGATCAACATCCTCAACCCGAAGCTCACGCTGTTCTTCCTCGCGTTCCTGCCGCAGTTCGTGGCCGCCGACGAGCCCTACGCGTTCCTGCGCATGACGGAGCTCAGCGCGTACTTCATGCTGATCACGTTCGTGGTCTTCGTGGCGTACGGACGGTTCGCCGCGGCGATGCGCAGCCGGGTCATCTCCCGCCCGCATGTGGTGCGTTGGATGCGGCGCACCTTCGCGGTGGCGTTCGCGGCGCTGGGCGCGCGACTGGCGTTCCTGTGA
- a CDS encoding sugar phosphate isomerase/epimerase family protein encodes MKLAFSTLGVPGLPLPDVLRLATTHGYHGVELRAHPEEPVHPGLGLVERADVAASFKSAGVEILGIAGYAQVAAPGDDEPVLDEIRSLVSLARDLGAPFVRVFPGGGTEQSADEADATAARRLGTAARHAADAGVRILLETHDSHRTGADVTRILGTVGHRQVGALWDVMHTWLGGEPVTDTFAALSPYLGYVQVKDIASADDTTPLPLGTGTLPLAECVALLHQENWDGWLCWEYEKRWYEEAAPLSDSLGAGRELLTRLVTRTD; translated from the coding sequence ATGAAACTCGCCTTCTCCACCCTCGGCGTCCCGGGGCTCCCCCTGCCCGACGTCCTGCGCCTGGCCACCACCCACGGCTACCACGGCGTGGAACTCCGCGCGCACCCCGAAGAGCCCGTCCATCCGGGGCTCGGTCTGGTCGAACGGGCCGATGTGGCCGCCTCGTTCAAGTCGGCGGGCGTCGAGATCCTCGGCATCGCGGGGTACGCGCAGGTGGCGGCGCCCGGCGACGACGAGCCCGTCCTGGACGAGATCCGCTCGCTCGTCTCGCTCGCCCGCGACCTCGGCGCCCCCTTCGTCCGCGTCTTCCCCGGCGGCGGCACGGAGCAGAGCGCGGACGAGGCCGACGCGACGGCCGCGAGGCGGCTCGGCACGGCCGCGCGCCACGCCGCGGACGCGGGCGTACGCATCCTCCTGGAGACGCACGACTCGCACCGCACCGGCGCCGACGTCACCCGGATCCTCGGCACGGTCGGGCACCGGCAGGTCGGCGCGCTGTGGGACGTGATGCACACGTGGCTGGGCGGCGAGCCCGTCACCGACACGTTCGCCGCGCTGTCGCCGTACCTCGGCTACGTCCAGGTGAAGGACATCGCGTCGGCCGACGACACGACCCCGCTCCCCCTCGGCACGGGCACCCTGCCGCTCGCCGAGTGCGTGGCCCTCCTCCACCAGGAGAACTGGGACGGCTGGCTGTGCTGGGAGTACGAGAAGCGCTGGTACGAGGAGGCGGCGCCCCTGTCGGACTCGCTCGGCGCGGGCCGCGAACTCCTGACGCGCCTGGTGACGCGGACGGACTGA
- a CDS encoding glycoside hydrolase family 3 protein, with protein MHVYGESATDPDAADVETNLRELGVRDAAELIATYRLGGVIYFGWAHNTRSPRQIAELSNGIQKAAAEQPSRIPVLISVDQEHGIVARVGAPATLLPGAMAIGASGSHDMAREAARVAGAELRALGIRQDHAPDADVNVDPANPVIGVRSFGSDPEAVAGFVTAQIEGYQSAGIATAAKHFPGHGDTMDDSHTELPRIHHTREEWDRVDAPPFRAAVAAGVDSVMTAHIVVPALDPAGDPATLSRPILTGVLREELGYDGVISTDSLAMRGVRTKYGDDRVAVLALKAGVDQLLNPPNPKVAWDAVLRAVADGELTEERIEESVLRVLRMKAKVGLLDGLTAGDGTGAGTTSEEVDATVGAPGHLATADRIAEATTTLLRDDHALLPLSPHTHPEILVVGVDPGSPSGTTGPPTTVLADALTGLGFTATARSTGTAPDDTAVEEAVVAAKGKDAVLVATYNVAARTTARDNTQAANAALDKASRPGRAGNYAAPSTDGQAVLVAALKATGVPVITLAVRNPHDIAHLPDVDASLASYSWTDVELRAAARVIAGRAAPRGRLPVPVRRADDPTQVLYPVGHGLTY; from the coding sequence ATGCACGTGTACGGCGAGAGCGCCACCGATCCGGACGCCGCGGACGTGGAGACCAACCTCCGCGAGCTGGGGGTGCGCGACGCAGCCGAGCTGATCGCCACGTACCGGCTCGGCGGCGTCATCTACTTCGGCTGGGCCCACAACACCCGCTCCCCGCGACAGATCGCGGAGCTCTCCAACGGCATCCAGAAGGCAGCCGCGGAACAGCCCTCCCGCATCCCCGTGCTGATCTCCGTGGACCAGGAGCACGGCATCGTCGCCCGCGTCGGCGCCCCCGCGACCCTGCTGCCCGGCGCGATGGCGATCGGCGCGTCGGGGTCGCACGACATGGCCCGCGAGGCCGCCCGCGTCGCGGGCGCCGAGCTGCGCGCCCTCGGCATCCGCCAGGACCACGCCCCGGACGCCGACGTGAACGTCGACCCCGCCAACCCCGTCATCGGCGTACGCTCCTTCGGCTCGGACCCCGAGGCGGTCGCCGGATTCGTCACCGCGCAGATCGAGGGCTACCAGAGCGCGGGCATCGCGACGGCGGCCAAGCACTTTCCCGGGCACGGCGACACCATGGACGACAGCCACACCGAACTGCCGCGCATCCACCACACCCGCGAGGAGTGGGACCGCGTCGACGCCCCGCCGTTCCGCGCGGCCGTCGCCGCGGGCGTCGACTCCGTGATGACCGCGCACATCGTGGTGCCCGCGCTCGACCCTGCCGGGGACCCCGCGACCCTGTCCCGCCCGATCCTGACCGGCGTGCTCCGCGAGGAACTCGGCTACGACGGCGTGATCTCCACGGACTCGCTCGCGATGCGCGGCGTACGCACGAAGTACGGCGACGACCGGGTGGCCGTGCTCGCGCTCAAGGCGGGCGTCGACCAGCTCCTGAACCCGCCGAACCCGAAGGTCGCGTGGGACGCGGTGCTCCGGGCCGTCGCGGACGGCGAGTTGACCGAGGAGCGCATCGAGGAGTCGGTGTTGCGCGTGCTGCGGATGAAGGCGAAGGTGGGGCTCCTCGACGGCCTCACGGCCGGTGACGGCACCGGCGCCGGGACCACGAGCGAGGAAGTCGACGCCACCGTCGGCGCACCCGGCCATCTCGCCACCGCCGACCGCATCGCCGAGGCGACCACGACGCTGCTGCGCGACGACCACGCCCTGCTGCCGCTCTCCCCGCACACGCACCCCGAGATCCTGGTGGTCGGCGTGGACCCCGGCTCGCCGTCCGGCACGACGGGCCCGCCGACCACGGTGCTCGCCGACGCCCTGACCGGCCTCGGCTTCACCGCGACGGCCCGCTCCACGGGAACGGCCCCCGACGACACGGCCGTCGAGGAGGCGGTGGTGGCGGCGAAGGGCAAGGACGCGGTCCTCGTGGCGACCTACAACGTGGCGGCGCGCACCACCGCGCGGGACAACACCCAGGCGGCCAACGCCGCGCTTGACAAGGCGTCGAGGCCGGGCAGGGCCGGGAACTACGCCGCGCCGTCGACCGACGGACAGGCCGTCCTCGTCGCCGCGCTCAAGGCCACCGGCGTCCCCGTGATCACGCTCGCCGTCCGCAACCCCCACGACATCGCGCACCTGCCCGACGTGGACGCCTCACTCGCCTCGTACTCCTGGACCGACGTCGAACTGCGCGCCGCGGCACGGGTGATCGCGGGCCGCGCGGCGCCCCGGGGCCGACTGCCCGTGCCGGTGCGGCGGGCGGACGATCCGACGCAGGTGCTGTACCCGGTCGGCCACGGCCTTACGTACTGA
- a CDS encoding S28 family serine protease, which yields MRKALRWLLSLVVLIGTMSAAGATTTGAATAAEPGVPGTSDTSDRSGTDIKDRLLAIPGMSLIEEKPYPGYRFFVLNYTQPVDHRRPSKGTFKQRITVLHKDTSRPTVFYTGGYNVSTTPSRREPTQIVDGNQISMEYRFFNPSRPDPADWSKLDIWQGASDQHRIFKALKPVYGKKWLATGASKGGMTATYFERFYPRDMDGIVSYVAPNDVVDKEDSAYDAFLAGVGPAQCRTKLQDVQREALVRREALSKKFAAYAEAQGYTFKTIGTLDKAFEAVVLDLVWGFWQYQPAATACGKVPDAATASDQQIFDYVEAVGGWSSYADQGLETYTPYYYQAGTELGSPSIKQPWLGNLSRYGYQPPRNFVPREIPMKFKPHAMRDVDRWVRHNAHRMMYVYGEFDPWGAEQFRPAKGAKHDSYVFTAPGANHGATVSQLVADEKAKATQRIQAWAGVASEAGKPLAPYDKKLDKRDVRKELTLRP from the coding sequence ATGCGCAAGGCGCTCAGATGGCTGCTGTCGCTCGTGGTGCTGATAGGCACGATGAGCGCGGCCGGAGCGACGACGACCGGAGCGGCCACCGCCGCGGAACCGGGCGTCCCAGGTACGTCGGACACCTCGGACCGATCGGGTACCGACATCAAGGACAGGCTGCTCGCCATACCCGGCATGAGCCTGATCGAGGAGAAGCCGTACCCGGGGTACCGCTTCTTCGTCCTGAACTACACCCAGCCGGTGGACCACCGGCGCCCGTCCAAGGGCACGTTCAAGCAGCGGATCACCGTGCTGCACAAGGACACCAGCCGCCCCACGGTCTTCTACACCGGCGGCTACAACGTCTCGACGACCCCGAGCCGGCGCGAGCCGACGCAGATCGTCGACGGCAACCAGATCTCCATGGAGTACCGCTTCTTCAACCCGTCGCGCCCCGACCCGGCCGACTGGAGCAAGCTCGACATCTGGCAGGGCGCCAGCGACCAGCACCGCATCTTCAAGGCTCTGAAGCCCGTCTACGGCAAGAAGTGGCTGGCCACCGGGGCCTCCAAGGGCGGCATGACCGCCACGTACTTCGAGCGCTTCTACCCGCGTGACATGGACGGCATCGTCTCCTACGTCGCGCCCAACGACGTGGTCGACAAGGAGGACTCGGCGTACGACGCGTTCCTCGCCGGGGTCGGGCCCGCCCAGTGCCGCACCAAGCTCCAGGACGTGCAGCGCGAGGCGCTGGTGCGCAGGGAGGCGCTGTCGAAGAAGTTCGCGGCCTACGCCGAGGCACAGGGCTACACCTTCAAGACCATCGGCACGCTCGACAAGGCCTTCGAGGCCGTCGTGCTCGACCTGGTCTGGGGCTTCTGGCAGTACCAGCCCGCCGCCACCGCCTGCGGCAAGGTCCCGGACGCGGCGACCGCGAGCGACCAGCAGATCTTCGACTACGTGGAGGCCGTGGGCGGTTGGTCCTCCTACGCCGACCAGGGCCTGGAGACCTACACGCCGTACTACTACCAGGCGGGCACCGAGCTCGGCTCGCCCTCCATCAAGCAGCCCTGGCTCGGCAACCTGAGCCGCTACGGCTACCAGCCGCCGCGGAACTTCGTGCCCCGCGAGATCCCCATGAAGTTCAAGCCGCACGCCATGCGCGACGTGGACCGGTGGGTGCGGCACAACGCGCACCGGATGATGTACGTGTACGGCGAGTTCGACCCGTGGGGCGCCGAGCAGTTCCGTCCCGCCAAGGGCGCCAAGCACGACTCGTACGTCTTCACGGCGCCCGGCGCCAACCACGGCGCGACGGTCTCGCAGCTCGTCGCGGACGAGAAGGCGAAGGCGACGCAGCGGATCCAGGCGTGGGCCGGGGTCGCATCCGAGGCGGGCAAGCCGCTCGCTCCGTACGACAAGAAGCTCGACAAGCGCGACGTGCGCAAGGAGCTGACGCTGCGGCCGTAG